The proteins below come from a single Chryseobacterium sp. MA9 genomic window:
- a CDS encoding DUF2851 family protein, with protein MTEKLLQYLWNYKVFKNFNFKDIEGNSVEIIHFGKWNKNAGPDFLDAKIKINGLLLAGNIELHVRSSDWIFHNHSQDPNYQNIILHVVLQHDIEIQELTGKHIPTLELKNHIDENIILKYEKLITGNEFIACENIFNPKKVPVNFHEENILKKLDEKSEELEQSLIRYKNNFEAVLFHSFAYSFGLKVNAHIFRQIAESLDYSIINKIRQNPLQLEALLFGISGWLETPQDGQMKIWKREFDFIKAKFSISDLKFHPKFLRLRPQNFPTIRLSQLADLYKHQHLFSKIMEAKNANQLYNIFRAIKASEYWDFHFNFGNISKVQPKTLSKDFINLLILNTVLPLKYTYHKYHREEIADEIIELYKTVSAEKNTIIKSWEKLGLNITNALESQSMIYHHKTRCEVKNCLACSIGFKLLKE; from the coding sequence ATGACGGAAAAACTACTTCAATATCTTTGGAACTATAAGGTTTTCAAAAATTTTAACTTCAAGGATATTGAAGGAAATTCCGTTGAAATTATCCATTTCGGAAAATGGAATAAAAATGCCGGCCCTGATTTTCTGGATGCTAAAATTAAAATCAACGGCTTACTTCTCGCAGGAAATATAGAACTGCATGTTCGTTCCTCAGATTGGATTTTTCACAATCATTCGCAGGATCCCAATTACCAGAATATCATTCTGCATGTTGTACTTCAGCATGATATAGAAATTCAAGAACTTACCGGAAAGCATATTCCAACTTTGGAATTGAAAAATCATATTGATGAAAATATCATATTGAAATATGAGAAGCTCATTACCGGAAATGAATTTATTGCCTGTGAAAATATCTTTAATCCGAAAAAAGTACCTGTTAACTTCCATGAAGAGAATATTCTGAAAAAACTGGACGAAAAATCTGAAGAACTTGAACAGAGTTTAATCCGGTATAAAAATAATTTTGAAGCCGTTTTATTTCACAGTTTTGCTTATTCATTCGGATTAAAAGTCAATGCTCATATTTTCCGGCAAATTGCTGAAAGTCTGGACTACAGCATTATTAACAAAATCCGCCAGAATCCTCTTCAGCTTGAAGCTTTACTGTTCGGAATTTCAGGATGGCTTGAGACACCCCAGGACGGACAGATGAAAATATGGAAAAGAGAATTTGATTTCATTAAAGCCAAATTTTCAATTTCGGATCTGAAGTTTCATCCTAAATTTTTAAGATTAAGGCCCCAAAACTTTCCTACAATCCGATTGTCTCAGTTGGCAGACCTTTACAAACATCAGCATCTATTCTCTAAGATTATGGAAGCAAAGAATGCCAATCAGCTATATAACATATTTAGAGCTATAAAAGCCTCTGAATACTGGGATTTCCATTTTAATTTCGGAAATATTTCAAAAGTACAGCCTAAAACATTAAGTAAGGATTTCATTAATCTTCTTATTTTAAATACTGTTCTTCCTTTAAAGTATACTTATCACAAATACCATCGCGAAGAGATTGCAGATGAAATTATTGAACTGTACAAAACGGTTTCAGCTGAAAAAAACACCATCATTAAAAGCTGGGAAAAACTTGGTCTGAACATTACCAATGCATTGGAAAGCCAAAGCATGATCTATCATCACAAAACCCGTTGTGAAGTAAAAAACTGTTTAGCGTGTAGTATTGGATTTAAACTTTTAAAAGAATAG
- a CDS encoding GNAT family N-acetyltransferase — protein sequence MEFLPITSAEDHRIKEIYDSYTTTFPVDEQRDKEQFEGLFSNPYVKFMSVIHESEAIGYLILWELSNFVFVEHFEVFEAFRSKKLGSHIINHISENYPGVILEIEPADLSEDAARRYSFYQRNNFSLIDDTHIQPSYGEGKKSLNLWLLANYTPENVEETKKEIYDIIYR from the coding sequence ATGGAATTTTTACCGATCACATCTGCTGAGGATCATAGAATTAAGGAAATCTATGATTCTTACACAACTACTTTTCCTGTAGACGAACAAAGAGACAAAGAACAGTTTGAGGGTTTATTTTCAAATCCTTATGTAAAGTTCATGTCTGTTATTCATGAATCTGAAGCTATTGGCTACCTCATCTTGTGGGAACTTAGCAATTTTGTTTTTGTAGAACATTTTGAAGTATTTGAAGCGTTCAGAAGTAAGAAACTGGGTTCTCATATCATCAATCATATCTCAGAAAACTATCCGGGCGTTATTTTAGAAATTGAGCCTGCAGATTTGAGTGAAGATGCTGCAAGACGTTATTCTTTTTATCAGAGAAATAATTTCAGTCTGATTGATGACACTCATATTCAGCCAAGTTATGGAGAAGGGAAAAAATCTTTGAATTTATGGCTGCTTGCTAATTACACTCCTGAAAATGTAGAAGAAACCAAAAAAGAAATTTACGATATTATTTATCGTTAA
- a CDS encoding SIMPL domain-containing protein, with the protein MNKNIFAIAIAALGFIIGLGFLGNAIKNRNKSENTISVTGLGTKQFTSDLITWSGSFSKNNADLKSAYDELATDRKVINDYLLSKGIQQKEIVFSSVDIQKQFRSYNDANGNYVQGEFSGYNLTQKVSIESKEVSKIENLSRNITEIINRGIEFTSSSPAYFYTKLATVKQEMIASATKDAKERAEKIAENSGSSLGNLKKATMGVIQITAPNSNEDYSYGGTFNTSSKEKEASITIKLEYEVN; encoded by the coding sequence ATGAATAAAAATATTTTTGCAATAGCTATAGCCGCGCTGGGTTTCATAATCGGGCTAGGATTTTTAGGAAATGCCATTAAAAACAGAAACAAATCTGAAAATACAATTTCCGTAACAGGGCTCGGTACAAAACAGTTTACATCAGACCTGATCACTTGGTCCGGAAGTTTTTCCAAAAATAATGCTGATTTGAAATCAGCTTATGATGAACTGGCGACAGACAGAAAAGTAATCAATGACTACCTGCTTTCAAAAGGTATACAGCAGAAGGAGATTGTATTTTCTTCCGTAGATATCCAAAAACAGTTCAGAAGTTATAATGATGCCAACGGAAATTATGTACAAGGAGAATTCTCTGGTTATAACCTTACCCAAAAAGTTTCTATTGAAAGTAAAGAAGTTAGCAAAATAGAAAATCTTTCCAGAAATATTACGGAAATTATCAATCGCGGAATTGAATTCACCTCTTCTTCACCAGCGTATTTTTATACTAAATTGGCTACCGTGAAGCAGGAAATGATTGCCAGTGCAACAAAAGATGCCAAAGAACGTGCTGAGAAAATTGCTGAAAACTCAGGGAGCAGTTTGGGAAACCTAAAGAAAGCAACAATGGGCGTAATCCAGATTACAGCTCCCAATTCTAATGAAGACTATTCATATGGAGGAACTTTCAATACTTCTTCTAAAGAAAAAGAAGCCAGTATCACAATAAAACTTGAGTACGAAGTAAATTAA
- a CDS encoding PspC family transcriptional regulator, with amino-acid sequence MLSNIRHKMEREWFGVLTRTGAKLGIPVSKLRIFFIYSTFATAGFFFLIYVGLAFTLWIKDIFITRRPSVFDL; translated from the coding sequence ATGCTGAGTAATATCCGTCATAAAATGGAAAGAGAATGGTTTGGTGTACTGACAAGAACAGGTGCCAAGCTGGGGATTCCTGTATCAAAATTGAGAATTTTCTTCATTTACTCTACTTTTGCCACAGCCGGTTTTTTCTTTCTGATCTATGTAGGATTGGCATTCACGCTTTGGATTAAAGATATTTTCATCACCAGAAGACCTAGCGTCTTTGATTTATAA
- a CDS encoding carboxypeptidase-like regulatory domain-containing protein, whose protein sequence is MNYFIKNIEILGQRKFLLFLMLLCSTFIFSQQTVTGRVVDDNGENLSKVIVINMSSDKKVYSDSEGVFSIEANPNDELRFVKEDFNRTSRRVLINGINPPLFITLYQIPRDVGEVKIVKKLTGDLEVDSRIVAKVDKGEQVRDAVGLPQPVGKMREKPAEVKSVLLPILLGNLNVQGVYDLISGKARRQKRQYKYDDLQEHIVWIRDRIDDEYFVKTGIPADRISEFIQFSFLAKPQVRTYVKAKNLSGVMLRLEETAPLFIERLKENEK, encoded by the coding sequence TTGAATTATTTCATTAAAAATATAGAAATATTGGGGCAGAGAAAATTTCTTCTTTTCCTTATGCTTCTGTGCAGTACTTTTATTTTTTCTCAGCAGACAGTAACCGGGCGAGTAGTGGATGATAATGGGGAAAACTTGAGTAAAGTAATTGTTATTAACATGTCTTCCGACAAAAAAGTATATTCTGATTCAGAAGGTGTGTTTTCTATAGAAGCCAATCCCAATGATGAACTGAGATTTGTAAAAGAAGACTTCAACAGAACATCCAGAAGAGTTCTTATCAATGGTATTAATCCTCCCTTATTCATTACTCTTTATCAGATTCCGAGAGATGTAGGAGAAGTAAAGATCGTAAAAAAGCTTACCGGAGATTTGGAAGTGGATTCCCGGATTGTGGCAAAAGTAGATAAAGGAGAACAGGTGAGAGATGCTGTAGGACTTCCGCAGCCGGTTGGAAAAATGAGAGAGAAGCCTGCAGAAGTGAAAAGTGTTCTTTTACCCATACTTTTAGGAAACCTGAATGTTCAGGGAGTATATGATCTGATAAGCGGTAAAGCCAGAAGGCAGAAAAGACAGTATAAATATGATGATCTCCAGGAACACATTGTATGGATTCGGGATAGGATAGATGATGAGTACTTTGTAAAAACAGGAATCCCGGCCGATAGAATTTCAGAATTTATTCAGTTTTCATTTTTAGCGAAGCCTCAGGTACGAACTTACGTGAAAGCAAAAAATCTTTCAGGAGTAATGCTGAGGTTAGAAGAAACGGCACCCCTTTTTATAGAAAGATTGAAAGAAAACGAAAAGTAG